Within Halarchaeum grantii, the genomic segment CCGAGGAGGCGTGTTTCGAGGTCGGCATCAAGTTCGGAACGCTCTATCACCAGTTCGCGGGCACGCCGGTCAGCCCCCGAAGCGCGGGGAGTCTCGAACGCGCCATCGAGGAGGCCATCGAGAACCAACCCCACTGCGTCGACGTCACCGTGGACGTGCTCGAGGACGCGCTGCGGGCCGAACTCGACGGCTCGTCGGCGGAGTACACGGAGCTCACGGGGCGCTTCATGGAGGTCGAGGTGGTCGTCGAGTACGAGGGGACGCGCGCCGTCGCGCGCATGGAGATGGAGGGCGACTACCCCCTGATGCGCCTCGTCGACGTCGAGTAGCCCGCCGACACCGGCGCGATAGGCGAGCGCATGCGGGGCCGACGGAACGGCTCGCGGGGCGCGGTTTTAAACGGATGGGCGTCCGTACCACGCGTATGAGCCAATCGGACCTGAGCGACGACGAGCTGTTCGGTGAGGCGGCGAGCGAGATCCGGGCGGACGTCGAGGAGCACCTCGCGGCGGCGCGCGACGCGCTCCCGACGGCGGCGGCCGTGTGGGACGTCGAAGCGGACAACACGCTCGGCGTGCTGAACGGCCTCAGAACCGCGCTCGCCGTCGACGAGGTCCGAGAGCACCTCCGTGACGCGAAGAAGTGGTTCACGATCGGCGAGCGCGCGGACGCCTTCGAGGACGCCGACGACCTCGAGGAGGAGATCGAGCGCATCGAGGACGTCCTCGACGACCTCGAGGAGGTGAGCGACGCGGTCGGCGAACTCGCCTCGACGGTGCCCGAGCTCCGCGGCGAGCTCGAGGAGCTGCACGCGGAGTCGGGCGCCGACACCGACGACGAGAGCAAGTAGGGACTACTTGTGGGGCGGGCGGTCGTTCTCGCGGGCGACGACGGCGGCGACGAGGTCGCACAGCGACTCGGCGGCGAGCGAGAGGAGTTCGGCGCCGCGTTCCGCGCTCCCGTCGCCGGGGTCGCCGACGACGCCGTTCTCCGAGAACTCGGCGGCGTCGTGCGCGAGGTTCGCGTGCGAGACCCA encodes:
- a CDS encoding dihydroneopterin aldolase family protein; the encoded protein is MVTSAEEACFEVGIKFGTLYHQFAGTPVSPRSAGSLERAIEEAIENQPHCVDVTVDVLEDALRAELDGSSAEYTELTGRFMEVEVVVEYEGTRAVARMEMEGDYPLMRLVDVE
- a CDS encoding DUF5790 family protein, which produces MSQSDLSDDELFGEAASEIRADVEEHLAAARDALPTAAAVWDVEADNTLGVLNGLRTALAVDEVREHLRDAKKWFTIGERADAFEDADDLEEEIERIEDVLDDLEEVSDAVGELASTVPELRGELEELHAESGADTDDESK